The genomic stretch TTTTGGCAAGCTGATGTACCTGACCTTGCTGATGACAGGTTCACCACCAATGCCGAATACACCGCATTTTTAGAATCTTATCCCGATCCGGAAAATTTTTATTACAGTATTTGTAACAACCATAGGGAAATAGTGGGTTCAAATGCCGCTATTGACCGTTTCAGCTCTGAGAATGATAACTATAAAGATTTAGTGAACAGTCTTTCGGGCATATCCCAAAGTAATGGCTTGGAGTTTGGATTGGGCACAATTGGGGACACCAACGATGTTTTTGGGTTTGTACAATACGTTTGGCCCGATTCCGATGCTGCTACCAAGGATATATCCAGAGGAGAATTTTTCACAAGAGTGGATGGCGTGCAGCTCACCGTAAGCAATTATATTGAACTGTTATATGGCGATAATAGCACTTACACACTTGGAATGGCTACCGTATCAAACAATACCATTTCCGATAGTGCAAAAGAGGTAACCCTGACCAAAGTAGAAAACCAAGTGGAAGACCCTATTTTGATCGCAGAAACCCTGGACGTAAACGGCACTAAGGTTGCCTATTTGATGTACAACCGTTTTTTGAGCAGTTTTAATGAAGATTTGAATGATGCTTTTGCAAAATTTAAGGCCGAGGGTGCTACAGAATTGGTTTTGGATGTCCGCTACAATCCGGGCGGAAGTGTAAACACCTCTCGCCTCTTGGCAAGCATGATTTATGGTGCCAATACCAGCGATGTTTACATTAAACAACGATGGAACGATAAGATTCAAGCTGAGTTTTCCGAAGAAGATCTTACGGATTATTTTGCAAATACTACTGGAGAATCAGCTATCAATTCACTTAATTTGAACAGAGTATTTGTGCTCGCAACAAATGGTTCCGCTTCCGCAAGCGAGCTTGTTATGAACGGTCTTGCCCCGTACATGGATGTTATTCATATTGGGGAAGTTACCAGTGGAAAAAATGAATTTTCAATTACTTTGGTCGACGACCCTGGCAATTCCTTTATCTATAACAGTGATCGAGAAGGCAATATCAATTCACAAAATAGCTGGGGATTGCAGCCTTTAGTGGGCAGAAACGAAAATGCGGATGGATTTTCCGATTATACCAGCGGTCTGGTTCCAGATATTGCCCTAAGCGAAGATTTGACCAACCTTGGTGTTTTGGGGGATGTAAACGAACCTCTCTTGGCCCGCGCCCTTCAAGAAATAACCGGGGTTTCCGCAAAAACGGACTTTACCGTGAAAATGCCCGCAGCATATTTTGATAGTTCACGACTGCACACTCCGGTCAAAGACAATATGTATCTGGAAAACCCATTACAATTGAACAAGTAATAAAAAAGCGGCCGATCGGCCGCTTTTCTTTTTTAAAGGTTTAGGTTGAGACCAACCCTAAAGTTTCGTCCTCGGGTAGTGAAGCCAAGCAATTCCCTATAATCTTCATTCAACAAGTTGTCCGCATTCACGAACACATTGAGTTTGTTCTTGATCAGCTCGTGCCTGATGGAAAAGTTCAACAAGGAAAATGGTTCCAAAGCGATATCCGAAAAGGTATTGAAATCGGTATCAAAACGTTCCCCGGTGTAGGCATAATCCAACGATGCATTGGTGCTTTCACAAAACTGATACCACAAAGAAACATTGGCCTTGTGTTTTGGAATACGGATGGCATTGTCCCCTTTCCGTTCCGTAAAGGTATAATTGGCGTTGACACTAAAATTACTCAAGGGCAACCACGTAGCCTCTACCTCTACCCCATTGGCATCGATTTCATCCGCCACATTGATGCTCATAAAATTGGCATCGTATCCAATGGCATTGGTTTCATTTCTATCAAAATAAACCGTGCTGATTCTGAACGTATGGTCCAGTTTAAATTCAATACCACCTTCAATGGTCGAATTTTCTTCCGGCTCCAACTCGGGATTTCCGCCAAAAGCACCGAACAATTGCGTTAAATTAGGGGTAATGTACGATGTGGCATACGACCCCATCAATTTTATATATCCATTTTCCGTATCAAACACATAGGATGGGTTCACATTGTACACAAAATGATTTCCGTATTCGGAGTGAGTGTTCAATCGTGCACCGGCATTCAAGTTCAGGCCAAAGTCCGAAACATAGACCACATTCGCATAAGGGTCGACGATGGTAAAATCAACTTCATCAGCGAATATTGCTTCATCCTTTATATAGTTCACCCCTAAAACAGTGTGGAATTGCTCACCAAAAACATATTTGTTATAGACATCCAATACCCAATTGCTTCCCTCGGTAATGCTTTCACCAAAGGTATCGTTGGCCACAGACTCATAATCGGTAAACGCCGTGTTCAAGTGTATAGAACCTTTGCCATAGCTCAATTCGGAGGAAAGACCAACACGCTGCTGCTCGTTCTCGCCCAAATTTGGAGCTTCGGCCATCGAGGCATCGTATTCATTCTTAAACTTTGTTTGGTTTCCATAAACCTGAACTCCAAAACTTTCCGAAAACTGACAGCCCAGCTTTACATTGGTGCTAAAGTGGGAAAAAATATCCTCTTCGTTTTCGGGAGTCACCGCTGCCGACAATCCACTTTTATATCTGTTGGAAAAATCGACCCCATAATTGAACTTGCCCAAAGTCCCGTTCACATTGGCGTAATTCTGAATACTTCCAAGATTGTAATTTTGGTCATCCGCCGTTTGATTGGTTCCTACACTCGTTTCAAAATTACCGGCAATCTTCTTTTGCGAGCTTTTTTTTGTAGTGATGTTGATCACCGCCGTAACCGCATTGGTACCGTACAAAGTACTTGCCGCTCCTTTAATGATTTCTATGGATTCGATGGTGTTGGGCGAAAGCAAACGAAGGTCGTACTCGGCAGAAAATGTTGATGGGTCCTGCACACGGACACCATCAATAATGATCAAGACCTGACGCCCACGACCACCACGGGCATACACCCCAAGCACGTCGCCGTCACGGCCGCGACTACCGGCAATCTCGATACCACTTTTGGTATTGATGATTTCCGCAACCGTCCTGCCTTGGTTGCGCTGCATTTCCTCGGCAGTGATTTTGATTACTGTTTTTCCTGAGTTTTCTCTTTTCAATTCAAATTTTGAATCGCTTACGACAACCTCGTCCAGTTGCTGCACTTTAAGTGAATCTTGCGGTACATTTTGCGCAAAAATGCCCTTCCCCGCCAATAGGGCGGTAATTAACCATAAATGATTTTTTTTCATTTCGTTTAATTGAATAAACGGGAGAATAGTATGATACCCATACGTAAACCTTTATCCCGAAAGTTTAACATTGTTTGTTTGAATCTGGCAGGTCTCCTGGCTTGTGTTTTGCCCCCTACCTTCCCACCCATTGGGCAGTGGCTTTGAAGAAGAGACAATCGCCTACTACGTACTGATGCTCAAAAAACATCAGTGCCGATTCGGCACATACATTTACAGTTGCGGGAACAGCTCCGGTTTTGCACCGGATTCCCTTTTAATCCCACGGAAACATCCGTGCGAACCAAAATTCGAGGCCAAAGCTAATCAAACTGTTTAATCTTTTCCCGTAAAACTTAAATAATCTTACTTTTGGTGTATGGCAACAAAACAAAGGTCAATTCTATTCCTGAGCTTCCTTTTGGTGGGTTTGATGGGATGCAAACATGCAGAAAAAAAGCAACCTGTTCAGAAAAATGACACAGTTTCGAACATTGCACATGCAACGGGTTTCACGGTGCAACATGAGGGTGACATTACGGTTATAGAAGTATCCAACGCGTGGCCGGGAGCGGACAATTATAAATACGCCTTGGTGCCAAAAGAAAAACTGGCCGCCATGTCTTTTCCCAGAGATGCTTATGATGCCATCATTGGAACACCTGTAGAAAAAGTAGTGCTTACCTCCACAACCCATATTGAACCCATTAAACAATTGGGGGAACTCCCTACCGTGGTCGGATTCCCCAATACGGATTACATCTCCTCCCCAGAAGCTAGAAAACTCGTGAACAGCGGACAAATCCAAGATTTGGGGATGAACGATAAGCTCAATACGGAAATGGTGCTTGCCTTGAATCCACAACTGATTGTCGGGTTCAGCATCAATAATGAAAACAAGGCCTACGATATTATTGAAAAATCAGGAACGCCAGTAGTCTACAATGGCGACTGGGTGGAGCACACACCTTTGGGAAAAGCGGAATGGATAAAATTCTTCGCTCCTTTCTTTCAAAAAGAAGCCTTGGGCGACAGTATTTTTGCATCGGTTGAATCATCATACAAAAAAGCCAAAGAGATTGCCCAAAAAGCAAAGACCAAACCAACGGTTTTAACCGGCGGATTGTACAAAGATGTCTGGTACGTGGCCGGTGGGAATAGTTGGATGGCCAAATTTTTGCAGGATGCCAATGCCGATTATATTTGGTCCGATACTGATGAAACCGGAAGCATAGGACTCAGTTTGGAGTCGGTCCTGGAAAAAGCCCAAGATGCTGAATATTGGTTCAATCCATCAGCAGTGACCACTTACTCCGAATTGGCCGAGGCCAATACGCACCATCAACAGTTTGATGCATTTAAAACCAAACACGTCTATTCCAACGCCATTGACAAAGGTGAAACCGGAGGGCTTATTTTTTATGAGTTGGCCCCTCACCGCCCCGATGTGGTGTTGAGGGACCTCATCAAAATATTGCATCCGGAATTATTGCCGGAACACGAACTGCAATTCATAAAACCATTGCCATAAATGCAGGGGCCGCGAACATATCGGTTCTCCTTTTTGCTAATGCTTTTGGCCTTGTTGTGCGCTTGGCTCCTAAATGTGAGTTCGGGGTCGGTGAACATCCCTTTCGCGGATATGTTGTCCACCCTGTTCGGAGAAAACCCGAAAATCACTTCGTGGGAATACATTATCTGGGATTATAGGATACCCAAGGCA from Flagellimonas oceani encodes the following:
- a CDS encoding S41 family peptidase, translated to MKKYYFLFLGLSLLLASCSNDDNGIEPGPNPNPDPTADVAAQNFMWRAMNLWYFWQADVPDLADDRFTTNAEYTAFLESYPDPENFYYSICNNHREIVGSNAAIDRFSSENDNYKDLVNSLSGISQSNGLEFGLGTIGDTNDVFGFVQYVWPDSDAATKDISRGEFFTRVDGVQLTVSNYIELLYGDNSTYTLGMATVSNNTISDSAKEVTLTKVENQVEDPILIAETLDVNGTKVAYLMYNRFLSSFNEDLNDAFAKFKAEGATELVLDVRYNPGGSVNTSRLLASMIYGANTSDVYIKQRWNDKIQAEFSEEDLTDYFANTTGESAINSLNLNRVFVLATNGSASASELVMNGLAPYMDVIHIGEVTSGKNEFSITLVDDPGNSFIYNSDREGNINSQNSWGLQPLVGRNENADGFSDYTSGLVPDIALSEDLTNLGVLGDVNEPLLARALQEITGVSAKTDFTVKMPAAYFDSSRLHTPVKDNMYLENPLQLNK
- a CDS encoding TonB-dependent receptor plug domain-containing protein, with the protein product MKKNHLWLITALLAGKGIFAQNVPQDSLKVQQLDEVVVSDSKFELKRENSGKTVIKITAEEMQRNQGRTVAEIINTKSGIEIAGSRGRDGDVLGVYARGGRGRQVLIIIDGVRVQDPSTFSAEYDLRLLSPNTIESIEIIKGAASTLYGTNAVTAVINITTKKSSQKKIAGNFETSVGTNQTADDQNYNLGSIQNYANVNGTLGKFNYGVDFSNRYKSGLSAAVTPENEEDIFSHFSTNVKLGCQFSESFGVQVYGNQTKFKNEYDASMAEAPNLGENEQQRVGLSSELSYGKGSIHLNTAFTDYESVANDTFGESITEGSNWVLDVYNKYVFGEQFHTVLGVNYIKDEAIFADEVDFTIVDPYANVVYVSDFGLNLNAGARLNTHSEYGNHFVYNVNPSYVFDTENGYIKLMGSYATSYITPNLTQLFGAFGGNPELEPEENSTIEGGIEFKLDHTFRISTVYFDRNETNAIGYDANFMSINVADEIDANGVEVEATWLPLSNFSVNANYTFTERKGDNAIRIPKHKANVSLWYQFCESTNASLDYAYTGERFDTDFNTFSDIALEPFSLLNFSIRHELIKNKLNVFVNADNLLNEDYRELLGFTTRGRNFRVGLNLNL
- a CDS encoding ABC transporter substrate-binding protein, whose product is MATKQRSILFLSFLLVGLMGCKHAEKKQPVQKNDTVSNIAHATGFTVQHEGDITVIEVSNAWPGADNYKYALVPKEKLAAMSFPRDAYDAIIGTPVEKVVLTSTTHIEPIKQLGELPTVVGFPNTDYISSPEARKLVNSGQIQDLGMNDKLNTEMVLALNPQLIVGFSINNENKAYDIIEKSGTPVVYNGDWVEHTPLGKAEWIKFFAPFFQKEALGDSIFASVESSYKKAKEIAQKAKTKPTVLTGGLYKDVWYVAGGNSWMAKFLQDANADYIWSDTDETGSIGLSLESVLEKAQDAEYWFNPSAVTTYSELAEANTHHQQFDAFKTKHVYSNAIDKGETGGLIFYELAPHRPDVVLRDLIKILHPELLPEHELQFIKPLP